The Chionomys nivalis chromosome 10, mChiNiv1.1, whole genome shotgun sequence genome segment ACGAGCTCCGCAGCCTGACCCGCCACCCCAAGTACAAGACGGAGCTTTGCCGCACCTTCCACACCATCGGCTTTTGCCCGTACGGGCCCCGCTGCCACTTCATTCACAACGCCGAGGAGCGCCGCGCCCTGGCCGGGGGCCGGGACCTCTCCGCTGACCGTCCCCGCCTCCAGCATAGCTTTAGCTTTGCTGGGTTTCCCAGTGCCGCTGCCACCGCCGCTGCCACGGGGCTGCTGGACAGCCCCACGTCtatcaccccaccccccatcctgAGCGCGGATGACCTCCTGGGCTCACCTACCCTGCCCGATGGCACCAATAACCCCTTCGCCTTTTCCAGCCAGGAGCTGGCGAGCCTCTTTGCTCCTAGCATGGGGCTACCCGGGGGAGGCTCCCCCACCACCTTCCTCTTCCGGCCCATGTCCGAGTCCCCTCACATGTTTGACTCTCCCCCCAGCCCTCAGGATTCTCTCTCGGACCAGGAGGGCTACCTGAGCAGCTCCAGCAGCAGCCACAGTGGCTCAGATTCCCCTACCTTGGACAACTCAAGACGCCTGCCCATTTTCAGCAGACTCTCCATCTCAGATGACTAAGCCAGGGTAGGGAGGGACACCCTGCCTCCTTCACCTCTCCACCCTGCACCCCATCCCAAGCCTTCACCTCCCCACCCCCTAACTTCCCCTCAATCCCTACATTGATACATTTAAGCTCAGCCCCTTCCCCAGAACCTTGGTAtgtcgcccccacccccacccccaacataaGGACAAGTCAATTTGTTGGTAGCTTCTTCTGGCTTGAAACCCCCTCCCTCCATTTCATAGCCCACTTAACCACGCATAACAGAGTCCCATATTTGTCAGTAGATGCCTTTTTTCGGCTTAAGCCTTAAGTGccaaatcacaaaagaaaagcaGTAACCGTTTACAGAAGCAACTTAGTGCCTTGTTATCTAACTTTGTCACTGTGACTACATTAC includes the following:
- the Zfp36l1 gene encoding mRNA decay activator protein ZFP36L1, encoding MTTTLVSATIFDLSEVLCKGNKMLNYSTPSAGGCLLDRKAVGTPAGGGFPRRHSVTLPSSKFHQNQLLSSLKGEPAPSLSSRDSRFRDRSFSEGGERLLPAQKQPGSGQVNSSRYKTELCRPFEENGACKYGDKCQFAHGIHELRSLTRHPKYKTELCRTFHTIGFCPYGPRCHFIHNAEERRALAGGRDLSADRPRLQHSFSFAGFPSAAATAAATGLLDSPTSITPPPILSADDLLGSPTLPDGTNNPFAFSSQELASLFAPSMGLPGGGSPTTFLFRPMSESPHMFDSPPSPQDSLSDQEGYLSSSSSSHSGSDSPTLDNSRRLPIFSRLSISDD